From Actinoplanes oblitus, a single genomic window includes:
- a CDS encoding D-isomer specific 2-hydroxyacid dehydrogenase family protein: MTYSELATAPARAGGQSLRSRTPATVPATGITIYGCGPDEADLFRALAPRLGVLPTLVDEPVSEANSHLAVGNRCVSVSHKTPITNDTLLALSRAGVEYVSTRSIGYNHIDVAYAAGLGITVGNVAYSPDSVADYTLMLILMAIRNAKSMIRRTDAHDYRLHETRGRELRDLTVGVIGTGRIGVAVIDRLRGFGCRILANDNRPKTSVEYVPVDTLLRQSDIVTLHTPLTPATHHLLDRRRFALMKPGAYVVNTGRGPLLDTEALVDALTSGRLGGAALDVVEGEEGVFYADRRDTPIASSPLLALQEMANVLVSPHTAYFTDHALSDTVENSLVNCLTFESRNQRG; this comes from the coding sequence ATGACCTACAGCGAGCTAGCGACAGCACCAGCACGAGCCGGCGGCCAGTCGCTGAGGTCCCGCACTCCCGCCACCGTCCCGGCGACCGGGATCACCATCTATGGATGCGGGCCGGACGAGGCCGATCTGTTCCGGGCGCTGGCCCCGCGCCTCGGCGTGCTGCCGACGCTCGTCGACGAGCCCGTGTCCGAGGCCAACAGCCACCTCGCCGTCGGTAACCGATGCGTCAGCGTCAGCCACAAGACCCCGATCACCAACGACACGCTCCTCGCGCTCAGCCGAGCCGGCGTGGAGTACGTGTCGACGCGCAGCATCGGTTACAACCACATCGACGTGGCATACGCGGCCGGCCTCGGCATCACCGTGGGCAACGTCGCCTATTCACCGGACAGCGTCGCCGACTACACCCTGATGCTGATCCTGATGGCGATCCGGAACGCCAAATCCATGATCCGCCGCACCGACGCCCACGACTACCGGCTGCACGAGACGCGTGGCAGGGAGTTGCGCGACCTGACCGTCGGCGTGATCGGGACGGGGCGCATCGGCGTGGCGGTCATCGACCGGCTGCGCGGCTTCGGGTGCCGGATCCTGGCCAACGACAACCGGCCGAAGACCTCGGTGGAGTACGTACCGGTCGACACGTTGCTGCGGCAGAGCGACATCGTCACGCTGCACACCCCGCTCACCCCGGCCACCCATCATCTGCTGGACCGCCGGCGGTTCGCGCTGATGAAACCCGGGGCGTACGTCGTCAACACCGGCCGCGGCCCGCTCCTCGACACCGAGGCCCTCGTCGACGCCCTGACCAGCGGCCGGCTGGGCGGTGCCGCGCTGGACGTGGTCGAGGGCGAGGAAGGCGTCTTCTACGCCGACCGCCGGGACACGCCCATCGCGAGCTCCCCGCTCCTGGCGTTGCAGGAGATGGCGAACGTGCTGGTCAGCCCGCACACCGCCTACTTCACCGACCACGCCCTGAGCGACACCGTGGAGAACTCCCTCGTCAACTGCCTGACCTTCGAGAGTAGGAATCAGCGTGGATAA
- the vanA gene encoding D-alanine--(R)-lactate ligase, whose protein sequence is MDKLKVGIIFGGVSEEHPVSIKSAVEVAKALDTDKYEPFYIGITRDGAWKLCDAPGPDWEDGNTRPAVLSPDRGVHGLLVLEPGRYETISLDLVLPVLHGKLGEDGAMQGLLELSGIPYVGCDIQSSAVCMDKSLTYAVVGNAGIATPQFWVVSADELPDPEQLTYPVFVKPARSGSSFGVTKVNGPDELPSAVEEARQYDSKILIEAAVIGSEIGCSILGNDEDLIAGEVDRVALSHGFFRIHQESSPETGSENSSFIVPADIPAESRSLVQETAKAIYRVLGCRGLARVDMFLKEDGSVVLNEVNTLPGLTSYSRYPRMMAAAGLPLSEVIDRMISLALTGKLR, encoded by the coding sequence GTGGATAAGCTGAAAGTCGGAATCATCTTCGGGGGCGTCTCCGAGGAGCACCCCGTCTCCATCAAGTCGGCGGTGGAGGTCGCCAAGGCCCTCGACACCGACAAGTACGAGCCGTTCTACATCGGCATCACCCGTGACGGCGCGTGGAAGCTCTGCGACGCCCCCGGCCCGGACTGGGAGGACGGCAACACCCGTCCGGCAGTGCTGTCCCCGGACCGTGGCGTGCACGGGCTGCTGGTCCTGGAGCCGGGACGATACGAGACGATCAGCCTGGACCTGGTCCTGCCCGTGCTGCACGGCAAGCTCGGCGAGGACGGTGCGATGCAGGGCCTGCTGGAGCTCTCCGGCATCCCCTACGTCGGCTGCGACATCCAGAGCTCCGCGGTGTGCATGGACAAGTCCCTGACCTACGCCGTGGTCGGCAACGCCGGCATCGCGACACCCCAGTTCTGGGTCGTCTCGGCGGACGAGCTGCCCGATCCCGAGCAGCTCACCTATCCGGTCTTCGTGAAGCCGGCCCGCTCCGGCTCGTCCTTCGGCGTCACCAAGGTGAACGGCCCGGACGAGCTGCCGAGCGCCGTCGAGGAGGCCCGGCAGTACGACTCGAAGATCCTGATCGAGGCGGCCGTGATCGGCAGCGAGATCGGCTGCTCGATCCTCGGCAACGACGAGGACCTGATCGCCGGCGAGGTGGACCGGGTCGCCCTCTCCCACGGCTTCTTCCGGATCCACCAGGAGAGCTCGCCGGAGACCGGCTCGGAGAACTCCTCGTTCATCGTTCCCGCCGACATCCCGGCGGAGTCGCGCTCGCTCGTGCAGGAGACGGCCAAGGCCATCTACCGCGTCCTCGGATGCCGGGGTCTGGCCCGGGTCGACATGTTCCTCAAGGAGGACGGCAGCGTCGTCCTGAACGAGGTCAACACCCTGCCCGGGCTCACCTCCTACAGCCGCTACCCGCGGATGATGGCGGCCGCCGGGCTGCCGCTCAGCGAGGTGATCGACCGGATGATCTCGCTCGCGCTGACCGGGAAACTCCGATGA
- the vanX gene encoding D-Ala-D-Ala dipeptidase VanX: protein MNKDFVFVDDVVPGIRWDAKYATWDNFTGKPVDGYHANRIVGTTALCAALARAQEAAEARGFGLLLWDGYRPQRAVDCFLRWSQQPEDGRTKLRHYPNIERAQMFDLGYVAAKSGHSRGSTVDLTLYHLATGELAPMGGDHDLMDPVSHHGAAGITPTETANRQHLCSIMEESGFVRYDCEWWHYTLRDEPYPDTYFDFPITEVSRMKQLAGR, encoded by the coding sequence ATGAACAAGGACTTCGTCTTCGTCGATGACGTCGTACCCGGCATCCGGTGGGACGCCAAGTACGCGACCTGGGACAACTTCACCGGCAAGCCCGTGGACGGCTACCACGCCAACCGGATCGTCGGCACCACGGCGCTGTGCGCGGCGCTGGCCCGGGCGCAGGAGGCGGCCGAGGCTCGCGGCTTCGGCCTGCTGCTCTGGGACGGGTATCGTCCGCAGCGCGCCGTGGACTGCTTCCTGCGCTGGTCGCAGCAGCCCGAGGACGGCCGGACGAAACTGCGGCACTATCCGAACATCGAGCGGGCACAGATGTTCGACCTGGGATATGTCGCCGCCAAGTCGGGTCACAGCCGCGGCAGCACCGTCGACCTGACGCTCTATCACCTGGCCACCGGTGAGCTCGCGCCGATGGGCGGTGACCACGACCTGATGGACCCCGTCTCCCATCACGGTGCCGCCGGGATCACGCCGACCGAGACGGCGAACCGCCAGCACCTCTGCTCCATCATGGAGGAATCCGGTTTCGTCCGCTACGACTGCGAGTGGTGGCACTACACGCTGCGGGACGAGCCGTACCCGGACACCTATTTCGATTTTCCGATCACCGAGGTGAGCCGGATGAAGCAGTTGGCGGGGCGTTGA
- a CDS encoding D-alanine--D-alanine ligase family protein: MSELGRVLVLAGGLSPERDVSLRSGRRVLEALRGLDVDVEFGDLGTELMASLIADPPSVVLPVLYGNPGEDGTVREVLELVGVPYVGASVEACRLAFDKPLAKALLVKAGLGTPASVTLPREAFHDLGAAPLMSLILKRLGLPLFVKPRAGGSAFGVTQVRDADQLPAALMACFAYHDTALIERAVVGVEVAVGVVDLGEGPVAMPAVEIVPRRGIYDYAAHYSAGATQFFCPARLSERAEQAVARAALTAHRALGLRDLSRTDLIVDQDDQVYVLETAVAPGLTDTSTFAMGLAAKGYAFDRVWLQLARLAEARGSSPAARHS, from the coding sequence ATGTCGGAGCTTGGTCGCGTTCTCGTGCTGGCCGGCGGGCTCTCCCCCGAGCGCGACGTGTCGCTGCGGTCCGGGCGGCGGGTGCTCGAGGCGCTGCGCGGCCTCGACGTGGACGTGGAGTTCGGCGATCTCGGCACCGAGTTGATGGCCTCCCTGATCGCCGACCCACCGTCGGTGGTACTGCCCGTCCTGTACGGCAACCCCGGTGAGGACGGCACCGTCCGTGAGGTGCTGGAACTGGTCGGCGTGCCCTATGTCGGCGCGTCGGTGGAGGCCTGCCGGCTCGCCTTCGACAAGCCCCTGGCGAAGGCGCTGCTCGTCAAGGCCGGCCTCGGCACGCCGGCATCCGTGACGCTGCCCCGGGAGGCCTTTCACGACCTGGGCGCCGCCCCGCTGATGTCACTGATCCTCAAGCGGCTCGGCCTGCCCCTGTTCGTCAAGCCCCGCGCCGGCGGATCCGCCTTCGGCGTCACGCAGGTCCGGGACGCCGACCAGCTGCCCGCGGCGCTGATGGCCTGCTTCGCCTACCACGACACCGCACTCATCGAGCGGGCCGTGGTCGGTGTCGAGGTCGCCGTCGGCGTGGTCGACCTGGGCGAGGGGCCGGTGGCGATGCCGGCGGTCGAGATCGTCCCGCGGCGCGGCATCTACGATTACGCCGCCCATTACTCGGCGGGAGCGACCCAGTTCTTCTGCCCGGCCCGCCTGAGTGAGCGGGCGGAGCAGGCGGTCGCGCGGGCCGCGCTGACCGCCCACCGGGCGCTGGGCCTGCGGGACCTGTCGCGGACCGATCTCATCGTCGACCAGGACGACCAGGTGTACGTGCTGGAGACGGCAGTGGCGCCCGGGCTCACCGACACCTCCACCTTCGCGATGGGCCTGGCCGCCAAGGGTTACGCGTTCGACCGGGTCTGGCTGCAACTCGCCAGGCTCGCCGAGGCCCGGGGCAGTTCACCGGCGGCCCGCCACTCGTAA
- a CDS encoding UDP-N-acetylmuramoyl-tripeptide--D-alanyl-D-alanine ligase → MIPLSLAEIAEVVAGTVVGDPAVTVTAPAVLDGREAQPGGLFVAFDGERVDGHGFAGQAGRAGAVAVLGSRPTELPTVVVPDARAALQTLAAFVVGRLRDGLTVVGVTGSQGKTSTKDMLAAVLAMAGPAVATVGSLNNELGVPITMLRVTPETRFLVLEMGARHIGDIAKLTDLVALDIAVVLNVGVAHLGEFGSRDAIAKAKGELVQGLVPGGTAVLNADDPRVAAMRSLTDGPVVTFGYGDADVQIRSLTLDRLGRPSFTLRVRGSREVAPDEPQAGRRSDAAPDAPRTDGGEVAPDGPTGGSGDAAPDLLPAGRGSVSVALPFIGAHQAINAATAVAAGLSAGVAIEAAAAALATAELSKWRMELRDLSGGATLINDSYNANPDSTRAALDALAAIAGGRRIAVLGEMRELGDDSKAEHRAIGEYAALAADLVVVVGEAAAPIADGAGERAVALADNDAAIGWLRDHLAAGDVVLVKASRMARLDEVADALGQWTA, encoded by the coding sequence ATGATTCCGCTCAGCTTGGCGGAGATCGCCGAGGTGGTCGCTGGGACCGTGGTGGGGGATCCCGCGGTGACGGTGACCGCTCCGGCGGTGCTGGACGGGCGGGAGGCCCAGCCGGGCGGCCTGTTCGTCGCGTTCGACGGTGAGCGCGTCGACGGTCATGGCTTCGCCGGTCAGGCCGGTCGGGCGGGTGCCGTCGCGGTGCTCGGTTCCCGGCCCACCGAGCTGCCCACCGTGGTGGTGCCGGACGCGCGGGCGGCGCTGCAGACGCTGGCGGCATTTGTCGTCGGCCGCCTGCGGGACGGGCTGACAGTGGTCGGGGTGACCGGGTCGCAGGGCAAGACCAGCACCAAGGACATGCTGGCGGCGGTGCTCGCCATGGCGGGGCCGGCCGTCGCCACGGTCGGCTCGCTGAACAACGAGCTCGGGGTGCCGATCACCATGCTGCGGGTCACTCCGGAGACCCGGTTCCTCGTTCTCGAGATGGGCGCCCGGCACATCGGCGACATCGCCAAGCTGACCGATCTGGTGGCGCTCGACATCGCCGTCGTGCTCAACGTCGGCGTGGCGCATCTCGGCGAGTTCGGTTCCCGGGACGCGATCGCGAAGGCCAAGGGCGAGCTGGTGCAGGGGCTGGTGCCCGGCGGGACAGCCGTTCTCAACGCCGATGATCCGCGGGTGGCGGCGATGCGTTCGCTGACCGACGGGCCGGTGGTGACCTTCGGCTACGGCGACGCGGACGTCCAGATCCGCAGTCTGACCCTGGACCGGCTCGGCCGCCCGTCCTTCACGCTGCGGGTCCGCGGCAGCCGCGAGGTCGCGCCGGATGAGCCGCAGGCCGGTCGCCGGAGCGACGCCGCGCCGGATGCGCCGCGGACCGATGGCGGCGAGGTCGCGCCGGACGGGCCGACCGGCGGCAGCGGCGACGCTGCGCCGGACCTGCTGCCGGCCGGGCGCGGCTCCGTTTCGGTTGCGCTGCCGTTCATCGGCGCGCATCAGGCGATCAACGCCGCGACCGCCGTCGCGGCCGGGCTTTCGGCAGGTGTCGCGATCGAGGCGGCGGCCGCGGCGCTGGCCACCGCCGAGCTGTCGAAGTGGCGCATGGAGCTGCGCGACCTCAGCGGCGGTGCCACGCTGATCAACGACTCCTACAACGCCAACCCCGACTCGACCCGCGCCGCTCTCGACGCGCTGGCGGCCATCGCGGGCGGCCGGCGCATCGCCGTGCTCGGCGAGATGCGTGAGCTCGGCGACGACAGCAAGGCCGAGCACCGCGCGATCGGGGAGTACGCCGCGCTCGCCGCCGACCTGGTCGTCGTGGTCGGCGAGGCGGCCGCTCCGATCGCCGACGGGGCGGGGGAGCGGGCCGTAGCACTGGCCGACAACGACGCGGCCATCGGCTGGCTGCGCGACCACCTCGCCGCCGGTGACGTGGTGCTGGTCAAGGCGTCCCGGATGGCACGTCTCGACGAGGTCGCCGACGCGCTCGGACAGTGGACGGCATAG
- a CDS encoding VanZ family protein — translation MNHSTRRTRSVVFAGLALLGLMSAVYAVRRPLLMSAPRCLGGHWHGCYDTENGVVLMMLVGLPFAVLLAWALATWRRAAGAVSAWRSSLAEVGMVYGTVPMVWLTLMPGPGAGVVPGRLSLVPLRDLATMGPIGIGGNLLIFAALGFFAPMRFAVLASLPRILALGAVCSILVETAQYVFQLDRVSSIDDVLVNAAGAALAGLLSRRWWRTAAETRSDQRHRASVAVE, via the coding sequence ATGAACCACAGCACGCGCCGTACTCGGAGCGTCGTGTTCGCCGGCCTGGCACTACTCGGGCTGATGAGCGCGGTGTACGCCGTACGGCGGCCGCTCCTGATGTCCGCTCCGCGGTGTTTGGGCGGGCACTGGCACGGTTGCTACGACACCGAGAACGGTGTGGTGCTGATGATGCTGGTGGGGCTGCCGTTCGCCGTTCTGCTGGCATGGGCGCTGGCGACCTGGCGGCGCGCTGCCGGTGCGGTGTCGGCGTGGCGCTCGTCGCTGGCCGAGGTGGGCATGGTCTACGGGACGGTCCCCATGGTGTGGCTGACCCTGATGCCGGGGCCCGGGGCCGGTGTCGTCCCCGGCCGGCTGAGCCTGGTGCCGCTGCGCGACCTGGCCACGATGGGGCCGATCGGGATCGGGGGCAACCTGCTGATCTTCGCGGCGCTGGGGTTCTTCGCGCCGATGCGCTTCGCGGTGCTGGCGTCGTTGCCACGGATCCTGGCGCTCGGGGCGGTCTGCTCGATCCTGGTGGAGACCGCGCAGTACGTGTTCCAGCTGGACCGGGTCTCGTCGATCGACGACGTGCTGGTGAACGCGGCCGGTGCGGCGCTCGCCGGGCTCTTGTCGCGCCGCTGGTGGCGGACCGCGGCGGAGACGCGGTCGGATCAGCGGCACCGTGCCTCGGTGGCTGTCGAGTAG